A window of the Harmonia axyridis chromosome 5, icHarAxyr1.1, whole genome shotgun sequence genome harbors these coding sequences:
- the LOC123679916 gene encoding uncharacterized protein K02A2.6-like: MTDFHLKGLLQSLHQIIPKMLILKIIVTGADHLGKVCFKSKNTESTNQIEELFSIESEHIDYREKFMVKIKIEGKILIFEVDSGAAVSIMSYSMFKNFFPTLQIKKTDLKLVTYCKKVLDVVGYSRVGCIYETETHILNLYIVNTDRKPILGREWIRQLNIKLQNINQISVMNTPENILQKYPIVLEKSMGKILNIQAHLKLKNNATPVFIRARKIPFALQSKVEEELLNLEKEGILVKVMRSEWATPIVPVVKANGKIRICGDFKITLNPNLIIDEYPLPSIENLFSTMAGGDKFTKLDLQQAYLQLEVHPDDQKFLTLSTPKGLFQCTRLMYGVASAPAIWQRLIENLLKDIPGVSVFLDDIKITAPDDNTHFERLEKVLCRLSDHNIRINYEKCEFMKDKIEYCGYVIDRSGIHKAKKKMDAIQNAKIPTNKTEVRAFTGLINYYGRFLENLSSKLYPIYNLLKEGVDFKWDIKCQRAFDTVKKEISSDRVLAHFDPQLTLILATDASPYAVGAVLSHVYPDGTERPIQFASQVLSTVQQKYSQIDKEAYSIIFGVKKFFYYLYGRRFTLYTDHKPLIQIFSPSKHLPTLSTTRMQHYALFLQTFQYDIKYKNSKEHSNADAMSRLPTNSKQINMYDESDAFEIYQIQNLPVTFEELRIESSKERSFSKLIKSLRLGKQVSKKDRFNVEQSEFSLQQGCLFRGQTVVIPQSLRPKILNELHSTHSGIIKTKQLARGYCWWPGISVDIENKIKNCSECNKFKNNPAKFPFHPWEKTSKPFERVHIDFAGPFMNRYFFILVDSYTRWPEIHVVKNMTVHTTIPLLRKIFSTFGLPAVLVSDNGPTFTSFEFKNFLRENGIFHKFSPPYHPATNGLAERYVQSFKGVLKTLGQNERDIELNLSKFLINYRKMPHTITGVSPSYLMFGRDIRTRIDLILPQKKYELNISKNTDFRVFREGERVMVREYLGFDKWQFGTVRKKLGSLIYLIELDDSRVWKRHVDQMRSMGEDTPLKISNTPSNTFIELPTILPSAKNNDNDYVAEKQNTLDGNVVQNKEIKPDGVPLKPEIPDDACTLRRSTRLRKAPSRLGIENCT; encoded by the exons ATGACCGATTTTCATCTAAAAGGGCTTTTGCAAAGTCTTCATCaaataattccaaaaatgttaattttaaaaattattgttacagGTGCGGATC ATCTGGGAAAGGTTTGTTTCAAAAGTAAAAATACAGAAAGTAcaaatcaaattgaagaactATTTTCTATTGAATCCGAACATATCGATTACAGGGAAAAATTTAtggtcaaaattaaaattgaaggtaaaattttaatttttgaagtaGACAGTGGAGCTGCTGTAAGTATAATGAGTTATTCtatgttcaaaaatttctttcctactttacaaattaaaaaaactgattTAAAACTAGTCACTTACTGCAAGAAAGTGTTAGATGTTGTGGGCTATTCAAGGGTGGGTTGCATTTATGAAACTGAAACTCACATTTTGAATTTATACATTGTTAATACCGATCGAAAACCTATTTTAGGCCGTGAGTGGATACGTCAATTGAACATTaaattacaaaatattaatcaaatttcCGTTATGAATacacctgaaaatattttacaaaaatacCCAATAGTTTTGGAAAAATCAATGGGTAAAATTCTTAATATTCAAGCTCatcttaaattgaaaaataatgcaaCACCTGTTTTCATCAGAGCTAGAAAGATTCCATTCGCTTTACAATCCAAAGTGGAAGAAGAATTGTTGAATTTAGAAAAGGAAGGAATTTTAGTAAAAGTCATGCGTTCTGAGTGGGCTACACCCATTGTACCGGTTGTAAAAGCTAATGGGAAAATTCGCATTTGTGGTGATTTCAAAATAACCTTAAATCCAAACCTCATTATAGATGAGTATCCTCTACCTTCCatcgaaaatttattttccaCTATGGCTGGGGGAGATAAGTTCACGAAATTAGATTTACAACAGGCCTATTTACAATTAGAAGTACATCCGGATGATCAAAAATTTTTAACATTAAGTACACCTAAAGGACTTTTTCAATGTACTCGATTAATGTATGGGGTTGCTAGTGCGCCTGCTATTTGGCAACGCCTGATAGAAAATTTGCTGAAAGATATACCCGGTGTCTCAGTATTTTTAGATGACATCAAGATAACAGCCCCTGATGATAATACACATTTCGAGAGACTGGAAAAAGTTTTATGCAGACTTTCAGATcataatataagaattaattACGAAAAATGCGAATTTATGAAAGATAAAATAGAATATTGCGGCTATGTTATAGATAGGTCGGGCATACATAAAGCGAAAAAGAAAATGGATGCAAtccaaaacgcaaaaatacctACTAATAAAACTGAAGTCAGGGCTTTTACAGGTTTAATCAATTATTACGGAAGATTTTTAGAAAATCTTAGTTCAAAATTATACCCTATATACAATTTATTAAAAGAAGGTGTAGATTTCAAATGGGACATTAAATGCCAAAGAGCATTCGATACTGTCAAGAAAGAAATTAGTTCCGATCGAGTATTGGCTCATTTCGATCCTCAGTTAACATTAATTTTGGCTACTGATGCCAGTCCCTATGCGGTTGGCGCAGTACTTTCACATGTTTATCCAGATGGTACTGAAAGACCTATTCAATTCGCTTCACAAGTTTTATCGACagttcaacaaaaatattcacaaattgaTAAAGAAGCATATAGCATTATTTTTGGTGTCAAGAAATTCTTTTATTACCTTTATGGTAGAcgtttcaccctgtatacagatcATAAGCCTCTtatccaaattttttcaccatcaAAACATCTTCCAACTTTGTCTACCACAAGAATGCAACATTATGCATTATTTTTGCAAACATTTCAGTAcgatattaaatacaaaaattcaaaagaacatTCAAATGCGGACGCTATGTCCAGATTACCTACAAACTCGAAGCAAATTAATATGTACGATGAATCTGAtgcatttgaaatatatcaaatacaAAATTTACCTGTCACTTTCGAAGAATTACGAATTGAGTCTTCGAAAGAGCGCAGTTTTTCCAAATTAATAAAATCTTTACGCCTAGGTAAACAAGTATCCAAAAAGGATCGCTTCAATGTCGAACAATCTGAGTTTTCCTTACAGCAAGGCTGCTTGTTCCGTGGACAAACAGTTGTTATACCACAATCTTTacgtccaaaaattttgaatgagctTCACTCAACACATTCTGGTATAATTAAGACGAAACAATTGGCTAGAGGTTACTGTTGGTGGCCTGGAATATCAgtcgatattgaaaataaaattaaaaactgttctgaatgtaataaatttaaaaataatcccGCTAAATTTCCATTTCATCCATGGGAAAAGACAAGTAAACCATTCGAAAGAGTACATATTGACTTTGCCGGACCTTTCATGAATCGttacttttttattttagttgatTCATATACTCGTTGGCCGGAAATACATGTTGTCAAAAATATGACAGTTCATACTACAATACCTCtacttcgaaaaattttcagtaCTTTTGGTCTACCAGCTGTCTTAGTTAGCGATAATGGACCCACTTTTACGTCCTTtgaattcaagaattttttgagagagaatggaatttttcacaaGTTCTCACCTCCATATCATCCTGCTACAAATGGATTAGCAGAACGATATGTTCAGTCTTTCAAGGGTGTTTTAAAAACTCTGGGACAAAATGAGAGAGACATCGAATTGAATTTGTCTAAATTTCTTATTAATTACCGAAAAATGCCTCACACCATTACCGGAGTGAGTCCTTCTTATCTTATGTTTGGTAGGGATATTCGAACAAgaattgatttaattttgcctcaaaaaaaatacgaactaaatatttctaaaaatactgattttagagtTTTCAGAGAGGGGGAAAGAGTCATGGTTAGGGAATACCTGGGGTTCGATAAATGGCAGTTTGGTACTGTGAGAAAGAAGTTGGGaagtttaatttatttaatcGAATTGGATGATTCTCGAGTTTGGAAGCGCCATGTCGATCAAATGCGTTCCATGGGTGAGGACACACCTTTGAAAATTAGCAACACACCATCTAACACATTTATTGAGCTTCCTACGATATTGCCTTCAGCGAAAAATAATGACAATGATTATGTTGCTGAAAAGCAAAATACTTTGGACGGAAATGTTGtccaaaataaagaaattaaaccaGATGGTGTACCACTAAAACCAGAAATTCCAGATGACGCTTGTACCCTAAGGAGATCTACACGATTGCGTAAAGCACCCTCACGATtgggaattgaaaattgtactTAA